From Vidua macroura isolate BioBank_ID:100142 chromosome 33, ASM2450914v1, whole genome shotgun sequence:
TGCCTCAGTGGATCCCAGGGATCCTGGAGCCCCCATTAACCCTTTCCTTACCCCGATCCTAGCCGGATTTGTGAGATCCTGTCATAGCAGATCCCAGGGATCCTGGAGCCCTCATTAACCCCTTCTCCCCTGATCCCAGCCGGATCGACAAGATCCTGCCACAGTGGTTCCAGCAGTGGATCCCAGGGATCCCGGAGCCCCCATTAACCCTTTCCTCACCCTGATCCCAGCCGGATCTACGAGATCCTGCCGCAGCGGatccagcagtggcagcagagcccgtGCGTGGCGGAGGAGCACGGCAAGCGGCTGCTGGAGCGCATCCGGCGCGAGCAGCACCAGGCGCGGCTGCGGCTGCAGGAGATGGAGCGGCGCTTCCACGAGCTCGAGGGGCTCATCGCCCGCGCCAAGGGGCACCCGCCCCGCGAGGACGAGGAGGTGGGCACCCCCCGGGGCTGCCGGAGggctggggaccccaaaaacgcTTTCATTCTACCCGTTTTGGGTCCCTCTTGTGATCGCACTTGGTCCTTCATGCCCCCACGTCTTTTAATTTTCCCTGTTCTGGGTCCCTCTTGAGATCCCCCTTGGTCATTCATGGATGCCTGGGTGCCCCCAAATGTTTTAATTCTCCTCGTTCTGGGTTCCTCTTGAgacccctctgctcccctggtACCAACACCCAGCTCCTGGAGggctgggcaccccaaaaaccctttAATTCTCCTCATTATGGGTCCCCTTTGAggcccctctgctcccctggggacacctgggcacccacactcagctcctggagggctggacaccccaaaaaccctttAATTCTGGGTCCCTCTTGGGATGCCCCCAAACCCTTTAGTTTTCCCCATTCTgggtcccccctgagcccctGGGCATCCCCCAAATCTCTGAGTCCCTCCTGAACCCTGTCCTGGGTCCCCCTGGATACCTtgtccccccaaacccctccctgGAGCCCCCTAACCTTGGGTCCCCCAACACCTGGGTCCCCCCTTGGACCCCctgaccccgctgtccccccagAGCACGGAGGGGGACAGCGAGGACACGGACCTGCAGATCTTCTGCGTGTCCTGCGGCCACCCCATCAACCCCAAGGTGGCCCTGCGGCACATGGAGCGCTGCTACGCCAAGGTGAtcccgggatttgggggggtctgggggcacCTCTGGGTTCCTGGGGCctgtgggatctgtgggatcATCTATGGAGTCACCCATGGCATTCCAGGCTGCTGTGGGATCATCCACGGGACTCTCCGGGCTCCTGTGGGATCTTCTGGGGGACCCTTTTAGGGGAACTTTGGGAGCCCCCTGAGCTGGGCAGCACCCCCAGATCCTGCTGTGGCCACGGGGATCCCTTCCCTCAGcttgggggggctgggggtggttcctagggggctgggggggacccTGTGAAGGAACTTCAGGGGTTTCTgtaggggctgggggggctgtaGGGACCTGCTGGGAGCTCTGTAGGGACTGGGGGTTTTGTGGGGTCTCGTGGGGAGGGGCTCTATAGGGGCTGGGGGGCCATAGAGCCCAGGGTGGGCTCAGgggtcccatccctgcccccttTTTGACCCCCCCACCCCATTGCAGTACGAGAGCCAAACGTCCTTCGGGTCCATGTACCCCACCCGCATCGAGGGGtgagtggggagggggctctggggtgggggggcaCCCTGGGGGGCTTTCTGGGGTGAGGGAGGGTGACCCCAGACCCCTAAATCCTCCTGGGAAGCAGGGGGGAGCACCCTGGGGGGACCCCAGCCCTCTAAATCCTCCGGGGAAGGTGGGAGCAGCACCCAGGGGAGgctttttggggtgggggtgtCATCCCTCCCGGGGGAGCACCCAGGGGGGAGTTTGAGGGGGAGGGTTGTGGCTGTCTGGGGGGGGTCCTTCAGCACCCtgtcccccccccacccaggaCACCTCTTGTGTCCCCCCAGGGCCACTCGGCTGTTCTGTGACGTTTACAACCCCCAGAGCAAAACCTACTGCAAGaggctgcaggtgctgtgccCCGAGCACTCCCGCGACCCCAAGGTGGGCACAGGGCgaggatttggggctggggacagtgctgAGGACAGTCCTGGGATCCCAAAGTGGGCACAGAATGagattttggggtggaatttAGGGGATCTGTGCCCCGAGCACTCCCAGGACCCCAAAGTGGGCACAGGGAGGGCCAGGACAAGGGTTGCGCCCAGGACGATCCCAGGACACCAAAGTGGACGtgaggggacaggacaggggcaGTGCCCAGGACACTGCCAGGACCCCAGGGTGGCCGTGGAGGTGGCAGAGGGGCTCTGGGTGCCCCCAGCCCGGCGCTGACCCCGTGCCCGCCCAGGTGCCCGCGGACGAGGTGTGCGGGTGCCCGCTGGTGCGCGACGTCTTCGAGCTGACCGGGGACTTCTGCCGCGTCCCCAAGCGCAAGTGCCACCGTCACTACTGCTGGGAGAAGCTGCGCCGCGCCGAGGTGGACCTGGAGCGCGTCCGCGTGGTGGGTGCCACCGCCCGGTGCCCCCAAAGTGTCCCCGAAgtgtccccacgctgtccctgtcctcacattgtccctgtccccacactgtccctTGTCCTCACACTGTCCCTGTCTCCACACTGTTCCTATGCTGTTCCTGTCCCCCGCAGTGGTACAAGCTGGATGAGCTGTTCGAGCAGGACAGTGTCCCTGTCCTCAcattgtccctgtccccacgctgtccctgtcctcacattgtccctgtccccacgctgtccctgtccccacgcTTTCCCTGTCCTCAcattgtccctgtccccacgctgtccctTGTCCTCACATTGTCCCTGTCTCCACACTGTCCCTttgtccccacactgtcccctcgctgtccctgtccccacgctgtccctgtccccacactgtccctgtccccacgctgtccctTGTCCTCACACTGTCCCCGTCCCCACACTGTCCCTttgtccccacactgtccccacactgtccctgtccccacactgtccccatgcTGTCCCTTGTCCTCACACTGTCCCCGTCCCCACACTGTCCCTttgtccccacactgtccccacactgtccctgtcccctcgctgtccctgtccccacactgtccctgtccccacgctgtccctgtcccccgcAGTGGTACAAGCTGGACGAGCTGTTCGAGCAGGAGCGCAATGTGCGGGCGGCCATGACGAACCGGGCGGGGCTGCTGGCGCTGATGCTGCACCAGACCATCCAGCACGACCCGCTGACCACGGACCTGCGCTCGGACCGCTGACCACGGGCCTGGCTCGGACCGCTGACCGCCCCcagagccccaaaatccccccagacccctccccacatccccccACCCCTGATTCCTGGGTGCCTCCCCATCCCCAAATAAACCGGGTGTGCAAAATGAGTCTGGGGGTGTCCCTGCGCTGTTGGTGGAATTTGTGGGTTCGTCCATGGGATTTAGGGGGGGCTCCTGTGGGGTCTCTGGGATCCTGGGGATCccttttgggggaattttgggaggcCCTGGGTTCTGGTACCACCCCAGACCCTGCAGAGGCCATGGGGATCCCTTTGCTGGCCAtggtgcagctggggaggggtccTGAGGAGGTTGGGGGGGGTCCTTAGGGGGCGGGAGAGGTGGAAATGGGAGCAGCACCcgtgggagggctgggaggggtcTCTGGCGGTTTTTGGGGGTCctttgggggggtcctggggggaaatgggagcaACAATcttgggagggctgggaggggtcCCTGGTGGTACTGGGGGGGTCCTCTGGGGGGAAGTGGGAGCAGTATCCGtgggggggctgggaggggcccctggtggttttgggggggcCTTTCTGGGGGGACCAGGGGGTCCTGGGCAGGGGAAAGGACCCCAATGGGCCCGAGGGGAACGCTCCGGGCTCATTAGCATAGCCACGCCTACACACTGCTCATTAACatgctccctccctcctggcGTCACGTGCCGCGCCGTCACGTGCCTCCCCCGCTCCACGGGTCTCGTATCGCCCCGCCCCTCTCTGGTTCTGCCTTTTCTCATTGGTCCACTCCGCTTCAGGTGACCCTTAGCCCCCGCCCCTGCTTTTCCCGCCCGGCGTTTCCGCTTCCGGCGCGGggccccgccccctccgccCCCCGCGGCCTCGCGGCGTCGccggaggaagaggaggaggaagaggaggaggaagaggaagagctgCGCCACAGGCGGGGGCGGATGGGAACGGTGAGGGGCCGGGGGGGTGCGGGACCGCAGCGGGGTTTGAGCGGGGAGCGAGAGGGAAGCGAGCGGGGAGACGCGGCCGGTGGGAACGGGCGGGCCGTGAGGGGGGgcggctgggggggggggaggggttCGTGTGGGGAAAGGGGCGTGAgggagggggctgggagggggagtTTAGGGGCAGTTTGTGACGGAGAGGGGCTGTTTGTGAGGGGAAGGGGCAGTTGGTGAGGGAGAGGGGCAGTTTGAGGGCATTTTGTGAGGGGGAGGGGCAGTTTGAGGGCATTTTGTGAGGGGGAGGGGCAGTTTGAGGGCATTTTGTGAGGGGGAGGGGCAGTTTGTGAGGGGAAGGGGCACTTTGGGGGTtgttggggagggggaggggcaCTTTGGGGGTTGTTGGGGAGGGGGCGGAACTccgggggatttttgggggtgtcCTTGTGGGGGAGGGGCGGACCCGGAGCTGTGTTTgtgtgggggaggggggggcctggcggtgggggaggggaggatggAGTCACGTGGGGAAGGGGCGCGGCCCGGCTGTGTTTGGGGGCGAGGTCCGGGGAGGGGTCCGGGGGTGTTTGGGCTATCGGGGCGGGTCGTGACCCCCTCGCCGCCTCTCCGGGGCTCGCAGCCCCCCCGCAGGATGGCGGAGGGCTGGGCCGAGTGCCCGGCGCTGGGCccgggctggcagcgccgcGAAGCTTTTCGGAAATCCGGGGCCACCAGCGGCCGCAGCGACACCTACTACAGGAGGTgcccctccccaaaaaacccccaacgcccccctcccacccccacgGGACTGCGGCTTCTGccctttctccctcttcccaTCCTAGACCCCATCCCGTGTCCATTTGGGggcttcccccccacccccccggcGGTGTTTCATGGGGGATTTCAGAGCCCCTCTCCCATCTCCCCCTCCATGAACTCCTCAGGGCCAATTCAGTGCCCCTTTCCCAAATATTCCCAGTCCCCTCCAATTTTTCCAGGCTattttggggctgggggggggggggggggcttttTGAGATCAcaaggggatttttggggtcccccgaGCTCTGTTTGCTTCCCCTTTCCCATTCTCCCTTTGGCATTTGGGGGGCTCCCCCAGGCTCAGCGACCCCCCTGGGGTTTTGGGGCCTTtcctgggggttttggggcccGTCTGACCCGAGCCCCCCGGCAGCCCCACAGGGCAGAAGTTCCGCAGTAAGATCGAGCTGCGGCGCTTCCTGGGCCCCGGGCACGACCTGAGCAACTTCGACTTCAAATCGGGGCAGGAGCGGCCCAGCCCCACCCGGGTACGGGGGATGGGACCCGGGAGGGGCCCTAAAAAGCACGGGAGGGGGcacaaaaatcctgaaaaaccTTGGGGAGGGAAATCTGGAGCTCTCCTGGTGGGGGGAGCCCCTTAACAAGAAAGGAATTGGGGGTGGAATAAAGAGATGGGATAAAAGGGGCTCCTCAAAATGAGGGAAAGGAGGTTGAGGTGAATCTAAATTGGGGGGTGGGTGGGAAATAAAGGGTCCTTAAATTGGGGAGGAGCAGTAATGGGGGTTTGGAAGTGGGGGGGGTCACAAGGGGTTCTCCCTCCATCTTGTGAACGCCCTGTTTTGTGCCTTTCAGACCAGGAAGAGCCCCAAATGGCACCTGCCCGCCGGGCCCCTCCCGGAGCCCCCCAAAATCTtcaaaaaggaggaggaagaggaggtggaGGTGGGCGGGGCTGAGACCGAGAAGGCCCCACCCTCATCCGTTCAGGCCCTGCCCATCCCCATCCAGGCCgtgcctcctcctgcccaggccACGCCCCCTGCTCTCCAGGCCACGCCTCCTGTGGTTGAGGCCACGCCCCCGCTGGAGCCCCCCCATCGCAGGACCCGGAAGCGGCCGCCCCTGGAGCCCCCCCAGGATGGGGTGGTGGCGTGAGtgagggaggggggaggggtccctggggggTTGTGGGGTCCTCCAGGTGTGGGGGTGAGGGTCCCAGGAGCAGGGGGTGACCCCAGGAGGGAGGGATTGGAGTCCCTGGGAGGAgtttgggggggtccctggggggaaATTCAGAGTAGGGGGGGTTCCCTCAGGGGGGCTGTGGGATCCctggggggacagtgggggtGTTGGGGTTGCCTTGGACCCCCACAAAATGCCGCCCCCTCCTCCACAGGCTTTGTGCCAGCTGCCAGAGCCTCTTCCCGGGGGTGTCGCTGCCCCCCCAGCGCCGCTGCCGCTGGCTCTGCCCCGACTGCCGTGGTGAGCTTCGGCCTCAGCGCCCTCATCCTCTTCATGCTCCTCCTCGTTCTCTGAGTCTTTGTCCCACCTTCCTCAGCTCTCTCagagctttttttgttttatcctCTTCCTCGTTGTCCTTCATTCCCTGGGGTTTTCCCTCTCCATCATCATCACCATTCCTTGAATTGCTTCAACCCCGTAATTATCATTTTATTCCTCTGGAACTtcctgttcctcctcctcctcctcccccatgATTCTTCCCTCAGTTTTGGACCATTTTGGGGGAGAAGGGAGCCTGAAGGAGTTTGGGAGTGGGGTCAGGGGGGATCCCAGGAAAGCTGGGGTGACCCTGACCCCCTTCCTccacctcccccagcccagagaCGAGACTTCAACCGGGAGCAGCGATTCTACAAGGTACCCCCGATCCCTCAGGGGGGGAAATGGTGCCGCTGGGCATTCCCCACATCCctcagggggtttggggggcccccccagagccctgacaccccctccccacagcGGGTGGGCTGTGGCACGTGCCAGGCCTGTCGCATCCCCGAGGACTGCGGGATCTGCAGCGCCTGCGCCCGCAACCCCCCCGGGGGCCCCTCCGGGCCCGGCCGGACCCCCAAGTGCCTCCTGCGCCGCTGCCTGCGCATCGTCAAGAAGGTACCGGCACCCCCTTGTCACAGTCACCCCCCTCGGTGTCACCGGCACCCCcttgtcactgtcaccccccTCGGTGTCACTGGCACCCCcttgtcactgtcacccccctcggtgtcaccagcacccccttgtcactgtcacccccctcggtgtcactgtcaccccctCGGTGTCACCAGCACCCTcttgtcactgtcacccccctcggtgtcactgtcaccccccTCGGTGTCACCGGCACCCCTGCatgtcactgtcaccccctcggtgtcaccagcacccccttgtcactgtcaccccccTCGGTGTCATCAGCACCCCcttgtcactgtcaccccccTCAGTGTCACCGGCACCCCcttgtcactgtcaccccccTCGGTGTCACCAGCACCCTcttgtcactgtcacccccctcggtgtcaccagcacccccttgtcactgtcaccccccTCGGTGTCACCGGCACCCCCTTGTCACCGTCACCCCCCTCGGTGTCACCGGCACCCCcttgtcactgtcaccccccCAATGTCACCATAATCCTCCCTCTCCCCGTGTCAGTGTCACCTCCTGTGTCACCTCTTTGTCACCTCCGTGTCTTCTCCTTCATTGTCTGGGGATGTGTGTGGTGCTGTGTTAACCTGCGTTAATTAACGTTAGTCTGTGTTAATTAACGTTATTAGCGTTAATCTGTGTTACTGGTACCCCACATTATTATAAGTTATCACGTGTTTTTCCTGTTATCTCGCGTTATTTTGTGTTATTCCACTCTATTCCCTGTTATCCACGTTATTCCATGTCCCCTGGAGAGCTGGATATGGCTCCTggcctgtccccctgtcccttgTCTGTGATGGCACGTCCACCCACGTCCTCTGTTCTCCTGTATTATCCCATGTTATCCCATATTATCCCATATTTTCCCAGTATATTCTGTGTTATTCCATGTcctgcccgtgtccccacagagcctgggctgcagctcctgccttgtccccggtccccctgtccctctgtcctttGTGGCTGCACATTCACCCCCACACTACTGTATCCACCCATGTTAATCACATGTTTGTTCCATGTTATCCcatattttcctgtgttttcccaTATTTCCCCATATTATCCCGTATTATCATGTGTGTACtgcattttcctgtgttttcccaTGTTCATTATCCCAcgttttcctgtattttcccGTGTTGTTCTCCCCGTGTTTTTCccgtgtttttttttcccccatgttttTCCCCCGtgttttcccatcttttccccTGTTTCCCTGTGTTGTTTTCCCATATTTTCCCTGTGTTGTTTTCCCATATTTTCCCTGTGTTGTTTTCCCATATTTCCCCTGTGTTGTTTTCCCCGGTTTCCCCACGTCATCCTGtgtttttccctgctctcccgGGTaacccccgtgtccccgcagggCCTGGGCTGCGGCTCCTGCTCCGGCTGCCTGAGCACCGAGGACTGCGGCAGCTGCTGCATCTGCCTGCGGCGCCTGCAGCCCGGCCTCAAGCGCCAGTGGCGCTGCCTGCGGCGCCGCTGCCTGCGCCCCAAGGTGGGactgtccccccggtgtccccccagtgtcacccctgcCATCCCCGACcctccctgggaccccccccggcACCTCGCCGCCTGCCCCGGTGTCACCCTGGCGTGTCCCCCCACCCCGTTGTCCCCTGCtgacccctccccaccctgtgTCCCCCCCAGAAAGCCAGGGTGGCCAAGAAGCCGCAGAGCCCCCGGCCCCTGACAGAGGTGAGTGCGGGACCCCCGGGCAGTGGCGCAGCGCGGGACCCCCGGCTGTTCTGGGGGAGGGGGGACCCCAAGGtgtccccccccgcccccagccccatttctcCCCCCAGAAGTGGAAGCCCCTCGTGGAGCGGGAGCCCAGCGACGCCTCCAGCGCCAGGCACAGAGTGAGTGCGACccccctgggcacacctgggcacacctggaacccccagccccccccacaaaccccccctccctcccagaAGCCGCTGACCAAGggcaaggagaagaagaagcCGGGGCGACCCCCGAAGGCCCCTGGGCCCCGCGGGGTGAGTGACAGACATTGACCCCGCCCCCTGTCTCTTAGCCCCGCCCCTCCACCGTGGTCACGCCCCTCCCAGAGCAGCTATTGGGGCACGGGAAGCCGTAATGTCCTtaatacagcagcctgtaaaagGGGGCAGTATTGGGGTGCAGGTACCGTAATGATCCtagtggctgtgccagcccctaATGCTGATGTTCAGGACCCAGAATAATGGGGTGCAGATACCGTAATTCTCCTAAAGGCTGTGCCAGCCGCTAATACCAGGGCTCAGGCCTTGCAATAATGGGGTGCAGGTACCGTAATGATCCTATGAGCTGTTCCAAGGCTGAATACTGGGGTTCAGCACATTCAAACCACGTTGATATTGGGGTGCCAGTACCATAATACCCCTAATGCTGGGGCCTGGTCACTGCGGCACCCCAAAAACTGTTCATAGCTGATGGTGGGGTCTGAGCAACCCTGGCTGTGGGCTTGGGGCACTGTAATGCCCCAGATAATGGGGTTCAGgtaccccaaaacccctcagagCAGGGTTTGGTTACCATAATCCTCCTAATAACCGCTCCAGGTTTAATGGCAGGACCCAAGGTACCAATAGCGGGGTGCAGATACCGTAATGGTGCAAATAGCAGGGCTCAGTACCTTAATGCCTCTAATAGCTGCTCCCACCTGAATGTCTGCTAACCCACCGCTGCCTGGCTGCCGTAATACCCCTAATACCGCCGCATGTACCGCAACGCTCCTAATAGCTGCTCCCACACTAACACCGCGCCAGCGGGcgggccctggggacacccccacgtcgggccctggggacacttggggaccCGGGGGTGACGCCGCTCTCTGCCGGCAGCGGGGGGCGCGGAGCCGGGCCAGCCGGCGCTGCGGGGTGTGCACAGCCTGCCGGCGCCCGGCCGACTGCGGCCGCTGCGACTTCTGCCGGGACAAGCCCAAATTCGGGGGGCAGAACCTCAAGCGCCAGAAGTGCCGCTGGAGGCAGTGCCTGCGCTGTGCCATGGTGGgtgccccccagtgctcccTCCCACTGCCTCCCAGTAACCTCCCAGCAAGCCCCAGCCGTCCCCTCCGCCCCCTTTCCTCAGCGACCCGACTCCTTtggctggggaaactgaggcacgcgCAAGATTCAGGCTGCCCCGGTGCTGGGTGCAGCCCAGTTTGGACAagtttggggtgggaggggggcGTTGATCAGCGCTCAGGTGGCACCTGGATGCCTGGGTCCTGTTTCTGGGGGGGGTGGCCCGGACGCCTGGGTCCTTCCTGCATTGCTTGGCTTCGGGGGGGCTCACCCTGGGTCCCTTTTGAggggggggtgtgggggtcCCTTGGCCAGTGGGGCCCACCTGGGGGGGGGTCCTTCCTGCATTTGTGCCCCTTCCAAATCCCCCTCCCCTTGGAACTGCCCCACCCGCTCTGAGGTCTCTCTCCTGGCGCAGAGGCGGCTGCTGCCGGTGGGGGGGGGTCGCTGGGGGTCCCCCTGGAGCGGCCGCCCCCTCCCCCCGTCcaggccccgccgccgccggcccccccggcccccccgcgccgccgcccggagccgccgccgcctgcCCCGCCCCCCCCGCAAGGTAACGGGACCCCCCCTCTGCTcaggggggaccccaaaatgcTCCTCCCACCCCCACGGGACCCTcacacaccccccccccagAAATAACCCCATCCCCCCCCTTTGCTGTgcttgctttgctgctttgctctgcacgGACCCTCCCCGCTCGGGGGGACCCAGGCGTCGGGGGAGGGGACCAAGGTGTCCCCGCCCTCCCCCCGCGGGAGGGGctttggggagttttggggacCCCCGGATGCCTTGGTCCCCTCACCCGTGACCCAAGGCTTgtgtgtgcctcagtttccccgcaGGGGATGAGGTGTGGGGGTCCTCTGCAGACACCTGGGTCCCTTTTTTGGGGGATGGGGGGGGTGGGGTCCCTCCTGGATACGTGGGGGGATTCgggggggggtctcacctggctgCCCTGACCTGCCCCTCCCCcacaggagaaggaggagcCGCTGGGGGGGGCTGAGAACAGCCCCGGGCCCATCCCGGGCCCCCCCCTGCGCCTCTGCCCCATCAAGGAGGAGGCAGGACCCCTCCCCCGCCTCGAGGTGAGACCCCCCGGCTGCCTGGGACCCTCCCTGGacacctgggacccccctgtgaccccccctgccccccaggacccccgcCTGGGACTCCTCATCGCCTCGGCCCCACGCCTCAAAGGGGCCCCCCCGGAGCCCAGCGTCGCCCCCCAAAGGGTGAGTGGGACCCCAAAcaccccctgagcctcctcgGGGTGTCTGGGACCCCCCCATAACGCCCCTGCCCCCCCCCTTTTCCAGCCCCCCCCAGGAGATTTGGGGGTCCTGATCGCCGCCACCCCTCGCGtgaagcaggagcagccccagcccagcgcGTCCCTGGTGCCGGTTAGTGGGGGGAGAccctggggtttgggggggtccctgtgGTTTGGGGGGGGTCCTGAGCCTCTGCCTTcacccccaggtgcccccccagcccccccccgTCCAGTTGGTGGTTC
This genomic window contains:
- the MBD1 gene encoding methyl-CpG-binding domain protein 1 isoform X3; translated protein: MGTPPRRMAEGWAECPALGPGWQRREAFRKSGATSGRSDTYYRSPTGQKFRSKIELRRFLGPGHDLSNFDFKSGQERPSPTRTRKSPKWHLPAGPLPEPPKIFKKEEEEEVEVGGAETEKAPPSSVQALPIPIQAVPPPAQATPPALQATPPVVEATPPLEPPHRRTRKRPPLEPPQDGVVALCASCQSLFPGVSLPPQRRCRWLCPDCRAQRRDFNREQRFYKRVGCGTCQACRIPEDCGICSACARNPPGGPSGPGRTPKCLLRRCLRIVKKGLGCGSCSGCLSTEDCGSCCICLRRLQPGLKRQWRCLRRRCLRPKKARVAKKPQSPRPLTEKWKPLVEREPSDASSARHRRGARSRASRRCGVCTACRRPADCGRCDFCRDKPKFGGQNLKRQKCRWRQCLRCAMEKEEPLGGAENSPGPIPGPPLRLCPIKEEAGPLPRLEVRPPGCLGPSLDTWDPPVTPPAPQDPRLGLLIASAPRLKGAPPEPSVAPQRPPPGDLGVLIAATPRVKQEQPQPSASLVPVPPQPPPVQLVVLDESEEEEEEEEEGSSRVPFPLPPAPQLWPGSFLEELAEIPLPAHWGVVGADGGPGPCPARGLRLVQRCPRSSMAAAAVLLNPGLAFRVLVARGRPVPPGHEVLARRPPLRSVLDLVELLCDLEAYGPCPGPPARPPAPRCHVLVRGGRCCRPCQMLAGEGH
- the MBD1 gene encoding methyl-CpG-binding domain protein 1 isoform X5; the protein is MGTPPRRMAEGWAECPALGPGWQRREAFRKSGATSGRSDTYYRSPTGQKFRSKIELRRFLGPGHDLSNFDFKSGQERPSPTRTRKSPKWHLPAGPLPEPPKIFKKEEEEEVEVGGAETEKAPPSSVQALPIPIQAVPPPAQATPPALQATPPVVEATPPLEPPHRRTRKRPPLEPPQDGVVALCASCQSLFPGVSLPPQRRCRWLCPDCRAQRRDFNREQRFYKRVGCGTCQACRIPEDCGICSACARNPPGGPSGPGRTPKCLLRRCLRIVKKGLGCGSCSGCLSTEDCGSCCICLRRLQPGLKRQWRCLRRRCLRPKKARVAKKPQSPRPLTEKWKPLVEREPSDASSARHRKPLTKGKEKKKPGRPPKAPGPRGEKEEPLGGAENSPGPIPGPPLRLCPIKEEAGPLPRLEVRPPGCLGPSLDTWDPPVTPPAPQDPRLGLLIASAPRLKGAPPEPSVAPQRPPPGDLGVLIAATPRVKQEQPQPSASLVPVPPQPPPVQLVVLDESEEEEEEEEEGSSRVPFPLPPAPQLWPGSFLEELAEIPLPAHWGVVGADGGPGPCPARGLRLVQRCPRSSMAAAAVLLNPGLAFRVLVARGRPVPPGHEVLARRPPLRSVLDLVELLCDLEAYGPCPGPPARPPAPRCHVLVRGGRCCRPCQMLAGEGH
- the MBD1 gene encoding methyl-CpG-binding domain protein 1 isoform X1 — its product is MGTPPRRMAEGWAECPALGPGWQRREAFRKSGATSGRSDTYYRSPTGQKFRSKIELRRFLGPGHDLSNFDFKSGQERPSPTRTRKSPKWHLPAGPLPEPPKIFKKEEEEEVEVGGAETEKAPPSSVQALPIPIQAVPPPAQATPPALQATPPVVEATPPLEPPHRRTRKRPPLEPPQDGVVALCASCQSLFPGVSLPPQRRCRWLCPDCRAQRRDFNREQRFYKRVGCGTCQACRIPEDCGICSACARNPPGGPSGPGRTPKCLLRRCLRIVKKGLGCGSCSGCLSTEDCGSCCICLRRLQPGLKRQWRCLRRRCLRPKKARVAKKPQSPRPLTEKWKPLVEREPSDASSARHRKPLTKGKEKKKPGRPPKAPGPRGRGARSRASRRCGVCTACRRPADCGRCDFCRDKPKFGGQNLKRQKCRWRQCLRCAMEKEEPLGGAENSPGPIPGPPLRLCPIKEEAGPLPRLEVRPPGCLGPSLDTWDPPVTPPAPQDPRLGLLIASAPRLKGAPPEPSVAPQRPPPGDLGVLIAATPRVKQEQPQPSASLVPVPPQPPPVQLVVLDESEEEEEEEEEGSSRVPFPLPPAPQLWPGSFLEELAEIPLPAHWGVVGADGGPGPCPARGLRLVQRCPRSSMAAAAVLLNPGLAFRVLVARGRPVPPGHEVLARRPPLRSVLDLVELLCDLEAYGPCPGPPARPPAPRCHVLVRGGRCCRPCQMLAGEGH
- the MBD1 gene encoding methyl-CpG-binding domain protein 1 isoform X2, translating into MGTPPRRMAEGWAECPALGPGWQRREAFRKSGATSGRSDTYYRSPTGQKFRSKIELRRFLGPGHDLSNFDFKSGQERPSPTRTRKSPKWHLPAGPLPEPPKIFKKEEEEEVEVGGAETEKAPPSSVQALPIPIQAVPPPAQATPPALQATPPVVEATPPLEPPHRRTRKRPPLEPPQDGVVALCASCQSLFPGVSLPPQRRCRWLCPDCRAQRRDFNREQRFYKRVGCGTCQACRIPEDCGICSACARNPPGGPSGPGRTPKCLLRRCLRIVKKGLGCGSCSGCLSTEDCGSCCICLRRLQPGLKRQWRCLRRRCLRPKKWKPLVEREPSDASSARHRKPLTKGKEKKKPGRPPKAPGPRGRGARSRASRRCGVCTACRRPADCGRCDFCRDKPKFGGQNLKRQKCRWRQCLRCAMEKEEPLGGAENSPGPIPGPPLRLCPIKEEAGPLPRLEVRPPGCLGPSLDTWDPPVTPPAPQDPRLGLLIASAPRLKGAPPEPSVAPQRPPPGDLGVLIAATPRVKQEQPQPSASLVPVPPQPPPVQLVVLDESEEEEEEEEEGSSRVPFPLPPAPQLWPGSFLEELAEIPLPAHWGVVGADGGPGPCPARGLRLVQRCPRSSMAAAAVLLNPGLAFRVLVARGRPVPPGHEVLARRPPLRSVLDLVELLCDLEAYGPCPGPPARPPAPRCHVLVRGGRCCRPCQMLAGEGH
- the MBD1 gene encoding methyl-CpG-binding domain protein 1 isoform X4 — encoded protein: MGTPPRRMAEGWAECPALGPGWQRREAFRKSGATSGRSDTYYRSPTGQKFRSKIELRRFLGPGHDLSNFDFKSGQERPSPTRTRKSPKWHLPAGPLPEPPKIFKKEEEEEVEVGGAETEKAPPSSVQALPIPIQAVPPPAQATPPALQATPPVVEATPPLEPPHRRTRKRPPLEPPQDGVVALCASCQSLFPGVSLPPQRRCRWLCPDCRAQRRDFNREQRFYKRVGCGTCQACRIPEDCGICSACARNPPGGPSGPGRTPKCLLRRCLRIVKKGLGCGSCSGCLSTEDCGSCCICLRRLQPGLKRQWRCLRRRCLRPKKARVAKKPQSPRPLTEKWKPLVEREPSDASSARHRKPLTKGKEKKKPGRPPKAPGPRGRGARSRASRRCGVCTACRRPADCGRCDFCRDKPKFGGQNLKRQKCRWRQCLRCAMEKEEPLGGAENSPGPIPGPPLRLCPIKEEAGPLPRLEDPRLGLLIASAPRLKGAPPEPSVAPQRPPPGDLGVLIAATPRVKQEQPQPSASLVPVPPQPPPVQLVVLDESEEEEEEEEEGSSRVPFPLPPAPQLWPGSFLEELAEIPLPAHWGVVGADGGPGPCPARGLRLVQRCPRSSMAAAAVLLNPGLAFRVLVARGRPVPPGHEVLARRPPLRSVLDLVELLCDLEAYGPCPGPPARPPAPRCHVLVRGGRCCRPCQMLAGEGH